One window of Clostridiaceae bacterium genomic DNA carries:
- a CDS encoding alpha/beta hydrolase — protein MQTISYSFYKNAKKMTDISCTPQFIQFKDTLTGYGNNLDSKNNSKIILFFGGSNYIAYNSVGKYSSKFNYPFISVDYYGTQDSSGKLNLKTMKQSAEDLYEWARNRYPDSEIIVIGHSYGAGIATYLASVRECHSLVIAAGYRDISDLYNKIIPIFWGPLKVFISNNIRTSEYAENVECPVYIIGSAGDKILSSSLQEKLSCSFKNVKIKIFDDIAHEDYFRSDNVINFINQVIG, from the coding sequence ATGCAAACAATAAGCTATTCATTTTATAAGAACGCAAAAAAGATGACAGATATTTCTTGTACTCCGCAATTCATTCAGTTTAAAGATACATTAACTGGTTATGGCAATAACCTTGATTCGAAAAATAACAGTAAGATCATATTGTTTTTTGGTGGTTCTAATTATATTGCGTACAATTCTGTTGGAAAATATTCCTCTAAATTTAATTACCCGTTTATTTCAGTAGATTATTACGGAACTCAGGATAGCAGTGGTAAATTGAATTTAAAAACGATGAAGCAATCCGCGGAAGATTTATATGAATGGGCAAGGAATCGCTATCCCGATAGTGAGATCATAGTAATTGGACATAGTTACGGAGCAGGAATCGCAACATATCTGGCAAGTGTCAGGGAATGTCATTCTTTGGTTATCGCCGCAGGATACAGAGACATTTCGGATTTATATAATAAAATTATTCCTATATTCTGGGGTCCACTAAAGGTATTTATTTCAAATAATATACGCACTTCAGAATATGCTGAAAATGTTGAATGTCCGGTTTATATTATTGGATCTGCCGGTGATAAAATTTTAAGTTCTTCTTTACAAGAAAAACTATCATGCAGTTTCAAAAACGTGAAAATAAAAATATTCGATGATATTGCTCACGAAGATTATTTTCGCTCGGATAATGTTATTAATTTTATAAACCAGGTTATAGGATAA
- a CDS encoding LysR family transcriptional regulator, with the protein MIDIRLYTLLAVVEFNSFTRAAEHLSLTQPAVTQHIKQLEKELNVKIFNRVGKEIKPTNEGNIVIQYARRNIALYERMKQSILDIQRHVRRLTVGITHTAESNAVAEVLGRYSSNNPGTTITIISDSINNLYNMLKNYEIDLAVVEGKVGDPSINSLLLDTDALMLVVSNNNPLARKSMVTISELKKQPLILRRPSSGTRNLFAAHLESKNMSLDDFNVILEVDNIATIKDLIRRDIGVSILARSACLDELIKGKITVLPIENLSMIREINILYHSDFKHVDILENIMKEYNKVVKFYAS; encoded by the coding sequence ATGATTGATATTAGGCTTTATACCTTATTAGCGGTAGTTGAGTTTAACAGTTTTACACGTGCGGCAGAACATCTTTCCTTGACACAACCAGCTGTGACTCAACATATAAAGCAATTGGAGAAGGAACTGAATGTTAAAATTTTCAACCGTGTCGGAAAAGAGATTAAGCCGACAAATGAAGGAAATATCGTTATTCAATATGCCCGTAGAAATATTGCTTTATATGAGAGGATGAAGCAGAGTATTCTGGATATACAACGCCATGTAAGGCGGCTTACGGTTGGGATTACTCACACTGCTGAAAGTAATGCTGTAGCAGAAGTGTTGGGAAGGTACAGTTCCAATAATCCGGGTACTACCATAACAATAATTTCTGATTCTATAAATAATCTTTATAATATGCTAAAAAATTACGAGATAGATTTAGCTGTTGTTGAGGGAAAAGTTGGAGATCCGAGTATCAATTCACTTCTACTTGACACGGATGCTTTAATGTTGGTGGTATCCAACAATAATCCTTTAGCCAGGAAAAGTATGGTGACCATTAGTGAATTAAAAAAGCAGCCTTTAATACTTCGCAGACCTTCATCAGGCACAAGAAACTTGTTTGCCGCACATCTGGAAAGTAAGAACATGTCACTTGATGATTTTAATGTTATTCTGGAAGTAGATAACATTGCCACAATTAAAGACCTTATAAGGCGTGATATAGGGGTGTCTATACTTGCCCGTAGCGCATGTCTTGACGAACTAATAAAGGGGAAGATTACTGTATTACCGATAGAAAACCTCAGCATGATTCGAGAAATCAATATTCTATATCACAGTGATTTTAAGCATGTTGATATTTTGGAGAACATTATGAAGGAATATAATAAGGTGGTAAAATTCTACGCATCATAA
- a CDS encoding cation:proton antiporter produces the protein MSNFLNHLNDTTIILLSLSVMLLAGFLLTRITKLLKLPNVTGYIISGMLIGPYVLNLIPREMVDNMGFISDIALAFIAFGVGRFFKKENFQETGFGVIVITLFESLLAGIIVTISIHYVFHLNWDFCLLLGAIATATAPASTMVTIRQYHARGNFVNTLLQVVAFDDAICLLAFSIASTFVNANVGANISTSEIIMPIVYNIGALAIGIVSGAILSKLMTPKRSEDNRLILTISLLLGIAGLCAAVNISPLLSCMLFGTTYINMTKDKELYKQVERFTPPVLSIFFVVSGMNLDITSFNTLGVIGIAYFIIRIVGKYLGAYLGCIIAKTSKEVRNYLGLALIPQAGVAIGLAFLGRRILAGTMGNMLLTIILSSSVLYELIGPVCAKIALLRSGAIKMDNTTPEEGRDKLKTEKVSEEIAS, from the coding sequence ATGAGTAACTTTTTAAATCATTTAAATGATACAACTATTATTTTATTATCTTTATCAGTAATGTTGCTTGCCGGATTTTTACTTACACGAATCACAAAGTTGCTAAAGCTGCCTAATGTAACTGGCTATATTATTTCCGGTATGCTGATAGGGCCGTATGTTTTAAATTTGATTCCACGTGAAATGGTTGACAACATGGGGTTTATCAGCGACATAGCTTTAGCATTCATTGCGTTTGGTGTAGGACGATTTTTCAAGAAAGAGAATTTCCAGGAAACCGGATTTGGCGTTATTGTGATTACTTTATTTGAATCTTTATTGGCTGGAATAATAGTAACTATCTCCATCCATTACGTATTCCATTTAAATTGGGACTTCTGCCTGCTTTTAGGAGCGATTGCAACAGCGACAGCACCTGCAAGCACAATGGTTACTATCAGGCAATATCATGCACGTGGAAATTTTGTAAATACCTTGCTGCAGGTAGTAGCATTTGATGATGCAATATGTCTCCTCGCATTCAGCATAGCTTCCACCTTTGTCAACGCTAATGTGGGAGCAAATATTTCTACTTCTGAAATCATCATGCCTATAGTATATAATATTGGTGCTTTAGCAATCGGGATTGTAAGCGGAGCAATTCTAAGCAAGCTAATGACACCAAAACGGAGTGAAGATAACCGGCTGATATTAACAATATCACTTCTTCTTGGAATTGCGGGTCTATGCGCTGCGGTGAATATTTCTCCCTTGCTTTCCTGCATGCTGTTTGGAACCACCTATATCAACATGACCAAAGACAAGGAATTATATAAGCAGGTTGAAAGGTTTACCCCACCTGTTTTGTCAATATTCTTCGTCGTATCAGGAATGAATTTGGATATAACGTCGTTCAATACCCTGGGAGTAATAGGTATAGCCTATTTTATAATACGGATTGTAGGGAAATATCTCGGTGCTTATCTGGGATGCATTATAGCAAAAACCTCAAAGGAAGTAAGAAATTATTTAGGGTTGGCTTTAATTCCTCAAGCAGGGGTAGCCATTGGACTCGCTTTTTTGGGCAGAAGAATTTTAGCTGGCACTATGGGCAATATGCTTCTGACAATTATCTTATCATCTTCGGTCTTGTATGAGTTAATTGGACCTGTATGTGCAAAGATTGCCCTGCTTCGCTCCGGTGCTATAAAAATGGATAATACAACTCCTGAAGAAGGCAGAGATAAGCTAAAAACCGAAAAAGTCAGTGAAGAAATAGCGTCTTGA
- a CDS encoding helix-turn-helix transcriptional regulator — protein MDYYLENTKVFKALGDPKRAMIVDMLSCGELCACNILEKFEMSQSTLSHHMKLLCECGLVKSREQGKWTYYSLDKNTVSRIMGFLCDITSAKENCICKEDTSCCKGCDENE, from the coding sequence ATGGACTACTACCTGGAGAACACTAAGGTTTTTAAAGCTTTGGGAGATCCCAAAAGAGCGATGATTGTAGATATGCTTTCCTGTGGAGAACTTTGTGCCTGCAATATTCTGGAGAAGTTTGAAATGTCCCAATCCACGCTGTCTCACCACATGAAGCTCTTGTGTGAATGCGGTCTGGTCAAGAGCAGAGAACAAGGTAAGTGGACTTATTACTCATTGGACAAAAATACTGTCAGCAGAATAATGGGATTTCTCTGTGACATTACCTCTGCTAAAGAAAATTGCATCTGTAAAGAAGATACTAGCTGTTGTAAAGGATGTGATGAAAATGAGTAA